One window from the genome of Dasypus novemcinctus isolate mDasNov1 chromosome 26, mDasNov1.1.hap2, whole genome shotgun sequence encodes:
- the DNAJB8 gene encoding dnaJ homolog subfamily B member 8, translated as MANYYEVLGVQACASQEDIRKAYRKLALRWHPDKNPDSKEEAEKRFKQVSEAYEVLSDAKKRALYDRAGRDGWRAGSGASGPCRSPFDAGYTFRNPEDIFREFFGGLDPFSFDFWDGPLGGGREGRGLRGAFPAGFGEFPAFAEAFSAFDGLGRGRSAFSSAAFGGSGSGFKSVMSSTEMVNGRKVTTKRIVENGQERVEVEEDGQLKSVTVNGKEQLRRVEGQ; from the coding sequence ATGGCCAACTACTACGAGGTGCTGGGGGTGCAGGCCTGCGCCTCCCAGGAGGACATCAGGAAGGCCTACCGCAAGCTGGCCCTGCGCTGGCACCCCGACAAGAACCCCGACAGCAAGGAGGAGGCCGAGAAGAGGTTCAAGCAGGTGTCGGAGGCCTACGAGGTCCTGTCCGACGCCAAGAAGCGCGCGCTATACGACCGCGCGGGCCGCGACGGCTGGCGGGCGGGCAGCGGCGCCAGCGGCCCCTGCCGCAGCCCCTTCGACGCCGGCTACACCTTCCGCAACCCCGAGGACATCTTCCGCGAGTTCTTCGGCGGCCTGGATCCCTTCTCCTTCGACTTCTGGGACGGCCCGCTGGGCGGCGGGCGCGAGGGCCGCGGGCTGCGCGGGGCCTTCCCAGCGGGCTTCGGCGAGTTCCCCGCCTTCGCGGAGGCCTTCTCGGCCTTCGACGGCCTGGGCCGCGGCCGCAGCGCCTTCTCGTCCGCCGCCTTCGGGGGCTCGGGCTCGGGCTTCAAGTCCGTCATGTCGTCCACCGAGATGGTGAACGGCCGCAAGGTCACCACCAAGCGCATCGTGGAGAACGGGCAGGAGCgcgtggaggtggaggaggatgGGCAGCTCAAGTCGGTCACGGTCAACGGCAAGGAGCAGCTCAGGCGGGTGGAGGGCCAGTGA